A region from the Aegilops tauschii subsp. strangulata cultivar AL8/78 chromosome 5, Aet v6.0, whole genome shotgun sequence genome encodes:
- the LOC123493866 gene encoding E3 ubiquitin-protein ligase SINA-like 10, giving the protein MVVHEEGEIIQTEQDPTMELSMCKEGHLAYADCRVECPGNQRQCQKCKRGGGFDVRNTAVDTVLSSVRVECPHEGCGLYVTYHKLADHQSVCSLMPCKCLVPVCGYEGPPPWLSHHISTVHPMPVHRIQYGKALQLQVPLSEPRLFLFAEEDGRAFFLVGGVLDIGAPIAVSVVCIRAGASPLSHYVAKLWANSPPGEPKGRTDVVKVEMEVTSSRDLGDVAVQELTFFTVLPKLLAGAKLMSLHIQIDKLTS; this is encoded by the exons atggttgtgcacgaggagggcgagatcatacAGACGGAACAAGACCCGAcaatggagctctctatg TGCAAGGAAGGGCACCTAGCCtacgcggactgccgcgtcgagtgccccgggaaccagcggcagtgccagaagtgcaagcgtggcggtggcttcgacgtgcggaacacggcggtggacaccgtcctctcctcggtgagggtggagtgcccccacgaaggctgtgggctctacgtcacttaccacaagctcgccgatcaccagagcgtgtgttcGCTCATGCCCTGCAAATGCCTCGTTCcagtctgcggctacgaaggcccgccaccgtggctctcccaccacatcagcaccgtgcatcccatgcccgtgcacaggatccagtacggcaaggcgctccagctgcaagtgccactgtcggagccacggctctttctcttcgcggaggaggacggccgcgcgtttttcttggtcggcggcgtgctcgacattggcgcgcctatcgccgtgtcggtcgtctgcatcagagcgggggcgtccccactgtcgcactacgtggccaagctgtgggcgaacagcccgccgggggagcccaaaggtaGAACCGACgtcgtcaaggtggaaatggaggtgacaagcagcagggatctgggcgacgtcgccgtgcaggagcttaccttcttcacagttctgcccaagctgctggccggggctaagctgatgtccctccacattcagattgacaagctcacgtcttaa